The Nicotiana sylvestris chromosome 6, ASM39365v2, whole genome shotgun sequence genomic sequence ttttttttgtcaaaagcaTTTTTGGTCAAAAATTGAGATGTTTGATCAAGCTATTGGAatgaaaaaaagtgtttttgagaagaagcagaagcagaagaagttttggagaagcagaaaaaagtaacttctatccaaaaagatttttttgagaaacatttttgagaaaaatacacttagaagcagttttttaaagcttgaccaaacactaattgctgctcagaagtgcttttcaaactaattagccaaacacaaactgcttctcaccaaaagtacttctgaaaaaagcacttttgaaaaaaaaaatacttctcaaaataagctgatttttgaaACTTcgccaaacgggctataagtcCTTTACGTCAATatggttttcttctttttctttttggatgTAGGGAGTTTCTGTTTGAAATAATTTTACTTCCACCTCAGAGGTTTTGATAATTACAAAATATTCTTGTAGTATGATAGTAGAAGCAAGTTACAGGATATTTATACGTACTTGAGAGTCTACAAATTTTTTGGTCCCTAtgtttattttaagaaaaattagACCGGTCAACTTAATTCACTTGCTTATATATTGCGTTATATTACCAAATAAAATATAAGTTTTGATGCTTGAAACAAGTTATTGTGATTGCAAAATTAAATGAGGGATTAAAAATAAAACTTAATCCACTTTACTGGAAAATATGAGGGACCAACTCTaagcaaaacaaaataaatttcacAAATAGTCATGTAcatattgatttttttttcttcaacaaAGTCATATAATAATAAGTTCTCATACAAAATTATAAAACTTTTACTACTCCACAAAATAAATTCTTTCAGTCTAACAAATAATAACTCAGTTAagataagaatatatatatatatatatatatatatatatatatatatatatatatatatatatatatatatatattcttaacgggttaaaAAGAATAGCCGACAAtcaatatatgtgtgtgtgttgtatatatgtgtattatatacatataatatatattttatatatttttggttagagaatgcaattagtttcgacCGACCAATCAACCTTTTACCCTTAAAATAGAAATACCAAGCCCGGCCTGACTCAAAACCCATATACATAAAGTAAAATAATACAGAAGTGAATTCTTcacaacaataaaaaaaaaaaaacttagttcGGAATGCATGAGATTCtgacaaaagaaaaaaagtacgGATAATTAGAGAGCTTTGAAACAATAATGCTATCATTTTGAATGAAAAtcttaaatataaaaaataaaagatagaagtatCGTGTTTTGGAGGATTCatttttagtattattttaatttatgtatATTGGTGTTGGGTCAGATGGGGACGAGTTAGGTTGGATTATTACAAAAAAATTGAGTTTTTCGGTCACTATAATTTTCTTGTGAAGTAGTAaaagttttataatttttgtttGAGAAAATATAGTTATATGattttggtaaaaaaaaaaattgtagttATATGACCATTTGTTAAATTTACCCAAACCTAACATAACATGAAGATCAAGTTACTTTTTTCCCATATACATGATGGACCAAatccaaacaaaacaaaatatgcAAGGGCAAGTTGCTTTATAAGACACGGAACATATTTAGCATATATATTTATACATAAAAGTTTCTGTTGGACTCTTTATACAACTTTAATGACTAAAGAGGGGGCCGATTTTGTAATGTCAGTACTATAAAGGTAGTCTACGTAAGTATCAAAAACTtcaggggggggggggaatgtaCTCTTTTTTAGCTTTTGAGATATTATTGATGAAGTCAACATGATTATAGTGAATATTTAAATTCTTGGTTGAGATGAAACAATGAAATGGATAGATGACATTTTCTTCTAGAACATGGCCAATAAAAAAGGCAAAGAGACCATGTTACTCATACCTAACAAAGTTGGCTGCTTCTGCTTTCTTCCTCTTATTAAATAAAAGAATTGTGAAATTAAAATTGTGTTTGTGTCAACCCTTTTGGATAAGCTTTTTCACCTCCCCATTTTGGAGTTTTCTCAACTAAAGATCCATATGTTTTGTCCTACTATCTTCGTTTAATCTAAAAGGGGTGATGGGTTGtttcttatatatatttaaataggAATAGAAACAtagttatttctttttcttttttaatgaaATTGATTTTAGATTGGAAGTGTTAGGTAGAGGAATGAATGACATGTCCACTAGTAGGTCCGTTAGTTTTGTTTGTCTTTTTAATGTCCATAAAATTTGTTGGGCccaactttttttttgaaaaagaaaaaggaaatctAAGATATTGTATTTGTAATGGTTAATTCAATTTTTAGCCATTTTTTGCCCAGAAATATGTctttaaaactttttaaaagaaGTGGACAAGCAACCAATGTTTGGTGGAAACATAAATAGTTTTATACTTTTGGAGTAATATTAGCCGAATTCATGTGACATTTTTAACGAGTAGGTGCAATTTTGAGCTACTAGTGAAGTTTCTAATTATGGTAGCTAATGCATAAAAAATACATGAGAAGTATATCTTTATGTGGTGTTACTGTGATATGTATGGAAATGATGGAACAATCTCATTAAGTTGGTTGTTGTAACTAATTTTAGTTAGGTTAAAGAACATAAGCGTCCATGTCCTGTAATTAATATTTTACTTACCGTTTATTATTGACTTCTATTGAGACTGTGGTGGATGAATATTATATATCTGTTGATGTCAGTATGTCGAATAATCAAGTAGTAATAGGTTTTTTAAGTCGAGATTATTGATCATCGGAGAATCGAACTTATACTAAtaaatctttttctttcttttgttcttgttCTGATATCATATGTTGTATATCATGGAAGGGACATGAGGAAGGTCTTCCATGTGCAAGAGAAATGCACcagaattattattttaaaataaaaaagaaagcacaaggaaaaaaaaatacttaataATATTTTcggataattttttttttttcattttatggcATATAGGTCCAGCCCAAAATAGATCCAGCAAGGCCCAAGTGCATGTCCTATTTGAAGCAACGAATGTGTTCCTTTGCGGAATGAGAAAACTATTCTCTATAGCCCCTCAAAGGGCGATGTGCACAAATAGCCACTAATAGTACCTGTCTTTATTTTAAAGCCAGTTAAATATCTTTAGTCTTTAGTCACTGGTTTAATAAACTTATACCTGactggacgaaaatacccttctgctatAACTTATACCTACACGattagcagcagcaacaacaacgcTAAACTATAAAAGATTTCTACGCGATCgtcaaaattgcagaaaattctctTCCAATTTCAAACTATAGAATTCAACATTCTCATCCAAAAATCGACATAGATTTACAGTAAGTTATACTTTTGTGtgtttctattgatttttatttcGACATAGTTATACTTTTTCCGatttctattgatttttatgCAGCAagtaaaaatttgatttttttttgaatttttggattgATAAAGTTAAGGACATCGCGTACTGTGATAATTCTATAAAAATTGAGCACATAATATTAAGGACATAGTGTCCTGATTTTGCaaattgaattgaaaaagttaaggacacaatgTCCTTAACTTTGTTATTGTTCTTCTGTATATTAAGGACATACTGTCATAGTTTTGCAAATTGTTTTGAAAAAGTTAAGGATACtaggtcctgaagtttgagtttcaagttgaaaagttcaGGACATTTGGTCCTGAACTTTCAATATTTAAGGAGAGttggtccttaacttacagttataagttaaaaagttaaggacaagtagttattaactttgagtttcaagttcaaaagttaaggacatgagtccttaagtttgacttgcaggttcaaaagttaaggacatgcagtctttaagtttgaattacaggttcaaaagttaaggacatgcagtccttaactttgaattccaagttcaaatgttaaggacacttggtcttgaACTTACAACACCTGTTCTTAATTATACAAGGATTGCATTATAAAATATGTCCTGGGTTTCCCATTCTCTTGACTTGTAGGATGAAAACAATATGTATTATAGTTGCTTTTAATGGTAGATGGACTGAAGACTATAAATATCTTGATCATCAAACAAAGCTTGTTCTAGTACCTGAGGCAATTCGTTTTGAAAATTTCATTAAACAGATCTTTGAAGTTATTGAATTGGATAGACACAAGTTTGAAGCAgtgatatggtttgatatcaacctTGGAACAAGCAAGGGAATGCTTGTATCCAAAGATTTAGATCTTCACACATGTATAGAGTTACTAAAAATTCATTCACTCTTCAAGGGTTGTCGTTTCATTGTTGATATTTCGGAAAGAGTTTTTGGATCAACAAGCAACGAACATATCAACATAGaaactcaacatgacaatcaaaacaaatgccAACAAATAATGGAAGtagatatggttgaagctcaaGCAATAACTGAAGAGGTACTTCAAACATATGTCAACAGAGaaactcaacatgacaatcaaaacaaatgccAACAGATAATGGAAATAGATATGGTTGAAGTTCAACCAATAACTAAAGAGGTGCTTCAAACATTTGAttctattcaagtagaaggacaaAGCATTATAGAGATTGACAACGAACAAGCTTTGGGTATTCAAGTCTTAGAGAGTGCACCGGTAATCGAAGAAGTTGCTGAAAAAACCTCTACTCAACTAATAAGACGAagatcaaatttgaaacaaaaagaatccccaactaTGATATTAAGAGAAAATGCTTCGTTGGATGAAATAAAAGCGGGATCAGTATTGGACAAAAAGAAGAGTATAATTAACTGTTTTTCGAACATAGCAATTAAAGGACATTTTGAATTCAAGTTTGTTAGATCAAGCTCAACAAGATATTCGTTGAAATGCAATGATAATAGGTGTGGTTGGTGTGTGCGTGCTTTCAGAATTAAAGATTCAACACTGTTCAAGATagtaaagattgagaaaaagcatgACTGCTCTGTTAACACTATGAAAGCTGATCAAAGGCATGCAACTTCAAAGTTGATTAGTTGTTATATTATTGACAATCTTCGAGACCTAGGTTTGAAGTTACACCAGCTTTTGTCATGGCAGAGATGCAAAAATTGCATGGACTAGACATTGGATATCACAAGGCGCAACGTGCTATTCAACTTACTTCCGCTTTAATAAGAGGAACTCCCAAAgagaattatgaattattatcttCATACTTGTATATGATGACAAGTAAAAATTCGGGAACTTATACTAACATATAGATAGACGACAACAACAggtaaagaataaaaaaaaagtctaTTAGTACATTTTATAAAATTTAGGACATGTTGTCTTTAACCAGTTAACTTTTGAGTTGTAACCAGAAGTTCAGGACTggctgtccttaacttttgaacttgtaattcaaagttaaggattgcctgtccttaagttttgaactttgaactcaaagttaaggactgcatgtccttaactttataacttgaaactctaagttaaggtctgactgtccttaacttttaacctTATAATCTGAAGTTCAGGACTACCTATCCTAAACTTCTGTTAACCttgttttatattatatttttaggtttctttatatgttttatgCATATGGATCATCAATATCTGGTTGGAATCATTGTAGAACAGTGATTGTTGTTGATGCAACTTTTTTGAAGTCAAAATTTTGTGGTGTTTTAATGATTTCAGTTTCAAAGGATGCAAATAACCAAATTTTCCCACTAGCCTTTGGAATAGCAGAATCTGAAAATAACAATTCCTATTAGTGGTACTTTAGTCAGCTTCGCAATGCAATTGGGAGCCgtgagaatttaatttttttattagtCGTGCATCAAGCTATCGCATATGACATTGCAAA encodes the following:
- the LOC138871750 gene encoding uncharacterized protein; protein product: MKTICIIVAFNGRWTEDYKYLDHQTKLVLVPEAIRFENFIKQIFEVIELDRHKFEAVIWFDINLGTSKGMLVSKDLDLHTCIELLKIHSLFKGCRFIVDISERVFGSTSNEHINIETQHDNQNKCQQIMEVDMVEAQAITEEVLQTYVNRETQHDNQNKCQQIMEIDMVEVQPITKEVLQTFDSIQVEGQSIIEIDNEQALGIQVLESAPVIEEVAEKTSTQLIRRRSNLKQKESPTMILRENASLDEIKAGSVLDKKKSIINCFSNIAIKGHFEFKFVRSSSTRYSLKCNDNRCGWCVRAFRIKDSTLFKIVKIEKKHDCSVNTMKADQRFLYMFYAYGSSISGWNHCRTVIVVDATFLKSKFCGVLMISVSKDANNQIFPLAFGIAESENNNSY